One Flavobacterium sp. 90 DNA segment encodes these proteins:
- the metG gene encoding methionine--tRNA ligase — MIQNPKRYTITAALPYTNGPIHIGHLAGVYVPADIYSRYLRLQGKDVAFICGSDEHGVAISMKAKKEGITPQEVIDKYDGIIRKSFADFGISFDNYSRTSAKIHHDTASEFFRTLYDKGDFIEEITEQLYDAKANQFLADRFVVGTCPKCGNEGAYGDQCENCGSTLNATDLINPKSTITGETPILKSTKHWFLPLDRYTEFLTEWILVGHKNDWKPNVYGQVKSWVDGGLEPRAVTRDLDWGIDVPVEGAEGKKLYVWFDAPIGYISSTKEWALREGKDWEPYWKDEDTKLVHFIGKDNIVFHCIIFPAMLKAEGSYILPDNVPANEFLNLEGNKLSTSKNWAVWLHEYLEEFPEKQDVLRYALTSNAPETKDNDFTWKDFQARNNNELVAIFGNFINRVVVLTNKYYDGFIPTPNELSEVDENTLAELKAYPAVISSSVERYRFREALGELMNVARLGNKYLADEEPWKVMKDNPERVKTQMYVALQIAAALSILAEPFLPFTAAKLSRILKNEGKLNWNDVAENSELIPEGHQIGEAELLFAKIEDEEIQKQIDKLEATKTANLAESKQPEPQKELIQYEDFAKMDLRVGTIIEAEKMPKANKLLVLKIDTGIDVRTIVSGIAESFSPEEIIGKRVTVLANLAPRALRGVESQGMILMTTNAEGKLVFVNPDTDAPNGETIN; from the coding sequence ATGATACAAAATCCAAAGAGATATACTATTACGGCGGCTTTGCCTTACACCAACGGACCTATACATATTGGGCATTTGGCGGGGGTTTACGTGCCTGCAGATATTTATTCGAGATATTTACGTTTGCAAGGAAAAGACGTTGCGTTTATTTGCGGAAGTGATGAACATGGCGTTGCGATTTCGATGAAAGCCAAAAAAGAAGGAATTACACCACAAGAAGTTATTGATAAATATGACGGAATTATTAGAAAATCATTCGCTGATTTTGGGATTTCGTTTGATAATTATTCTAGAACTTCGGCTAAAATTCATCATGATACGGCTTCGGAATTCTTTAGAACGTTGTATGATAAAGGTGATTTTATTGAAGAAATTACGGAACAATTGTACGATGCAAAAGCAAATCAGTTTCTAGCAGATCGTTTTGTGGTGGGTACTTGCCCAAAATGTGGTAATGAAGGCGCTTATGGCGATCAATGCGAAAATTGTGGATCGACCCTAAATGCTACGGATTTAATAAACCCAAAATCGACAATTACAGGAGAAACTCCGATTTTGAAATCTACAAAACACTGGTTTTTACCTCTTGATCGTTACACTGAATTTTTGACGGAATGGATTCTTGTTGGACATAAAAACGACTGGAAACCTAATGTTTACGGACAAGTTAAATCTTGGGTTGATGGTGGATTGGAACCTCGCGCAGTAACGCGTGACCTAGATTGGGGAATTGATGTTCCCGTTGAAGGTGCCGAAGGAAAAAAATTATACGTTTGGTTTGATGCGCCTATCGGGTACATTTCGTCTACGAAAGAATGGGCTTTACGCGAAGGAAAAGACTGGGAACCATATTGGAAAGATGAAGACACGAAGTTGGTTCACTTTATTGGGAAAGACAATATTGTTTTTCACTGTATTATTTTCCCAGCGATGCTTAAAGCCGAAGGAAGCTATATTTTGCCGGACAATGTTCCTGCAAATGAGTTTTTGAATTTGGAAGGAAACAAACTTTCAACTTCTAAAAACTGGGCGGTTTGGTTGCACGAATATTTAGAAGAATTTCCGGAGAAACAAGATGTTTTGCGTTATGCATTGACTTCTAATGCTCCAGAAACTAAGGATAACGATTTTACATGGAAAGATTTCCAAGCAAGAAATAACAACGAATTGGTTGCAATTTTTGGAAATTTCATTAATCGTGTTGTGGTTTTAACCAATAAATATTACGACGGTTTTATCCCAACGCCTAACGAATTATCTGAGGTTGACGAGAATACTTTGGCAGAATTAAAAGCATATCCGGCCGTGATTTCAAGTTCGGTTGAGCGTTATAGATTCCGTGAAGCTCTTGGTGAATTGATGAATGTGGCGCGTTTAGGAAATAAATACCTTGCTGATGAAGAGCCTTGGAAAGTTATGAAAGACAATCCGGAGCGTGTAAAAACTCAAATGTATGTGGCGTTGCAAATTGCTGCTGCTTTGAGCATTTTGGCAGAACCTTTCTTGCCTTTTACTGCTGCTAAATTGTCAAGAATCCTGAAAAATGAAGGTAAATTGAATTGGAATGATGTTGCCGAAAATTCAGAATTGATTCCGGAAGGTCACCAAATTGGTGAAGCCGAATTATTATTCGCAAAAATTGAAGACGAAGAAATACAAAAACAAATAGATAAATTGGAAGCTACAAAAACTGCTAATCTTGCCGAAAGCAAACAACCGGAACCTCAGAAAGAATTGATTCAATATGAGGATTTCGCTAAAATGGATTTACGCGTAGGAACTATTATTGAAGCTGAAAAAATGCCGAAAGCAAACAAACTTCTAGTTCTTAAAATCGATACTGGAATTGATGTTCGCACGATTGTTTCTGGAATTGCTGAAAGCTTTTCGCCAGAAGAAATCATTGGAAAACGTGTTACAGTTCTTGCAAATTTAGCACCAAGAGCTTTACGTGGAGTTGAAAGTCAAGGTATGATCTTAATGACAACAAACGCCGAAGGAAAATTAGTATTCGTAAATCCTGATACTGATGCTCCAAATGGTGAAACGATAAATTAA
- a CDS encoding CDGSH iron-sulfur domain-containing protein, with protein MSKTKLIINKNGSIKIEGDFEIMDSEGAVYGLQGRSALGLCRCGLSANKPFCDGGHRNNFEHESIAFDLPPMKTN; from the coding sequence ATGAGCAAGACAAAATTAATCATCAATAAAAACGGATCTATCAAAATCGAAGGTGATTTTGAAATCATGGATTCAGAAGGAGCGGTTTACGGACTACAAGGAAGATCTGCATTAGGACTTTGCCGTTGTGGATTATCTGCAAACAAACCATTTTGCGATGGCGGACACCGTAACAACTTCGAACATGAATCAATCGCATTTGATTTACCACCGATGAAAACAAACTAA
- a CDS encoding DUF664 domain-containing protein: MKKIPLLVLFLSFVLGQAQTQKVVSTDWTSFNQTIAVQTSVKKKFRVIASVKVETTEPKSWAGVWARVDTKNDEDGFFDNMSDRPVKSKEWKSYTVEGTIDANSKSLSFGGLCLYNGKFYFDKFELLIENDKGVFEPLAVLNSSFETPIKDGDIPKWSFGISKDAVVKVKEYKITSDKSSVDGKVSLLMEGTGIKPRLEAKIGNVEGASPKIGDMISMLEDLKDRVERTVKNMNQYEIDYLHDDEANRIGALVMHLAAAEKYYQVFTFENRGFNEEEKKIWQKALDLDQGGRDEFKGHDIQYYLDIYNEVRAKTISELKKRDDAWFVEVQTRYDWTNQYCWFHVMEHQSSHLGQILFLKKRIPPQQKQTLPKEIKK, from the coding sequence ATGAAAAAAATACCACTTCTAGTACTGTTTTTGAGTTTTGTTTTAGGACAGGCTCAAACACAAAAAGTTGTTTCGACCGATTGGACTTCTTTCAATCAAACGATTGCCGTTCAAACTTCTGTAAAGAAAAAATTTAGAGTAATTGCTTCCGTTAAGGTAGAAACTACAGAGCCAAAATCCTGGGCTGGAGTTTGGGCACGCGTGGATACTAAAAATGACGAAGACGGTTTTTTTGATAATATGAGCGACAGACCGGTAAAATCGAAAGAATGGAAATCATATACAGTTGAAGGAACGATTGATGCAAATAGCAAATCACTAAGTTTTGGAGGTTTATGTTTGTATAATGGAAAATTCTATTTTGATAAATTCGAATTACTTATCGAAAATGATAAAGGTGTTTTTGAACCTTTGGCGGTTTTAAATTCAAGTTTCGAAACTCCAATAAAAGACGGAGATATTCCAAAATGGAGCTTCGGAATATCTAAAGATGCCGTGGTTAAAGTTAAAGAATATAAAATCACTTCGGATAAATCAAGCGTAGATGGGAAAGTCAGTTTATTGATGGAAGGAACAGGTATAAAACCAAGATTAGAAGCTAAAATTGGAAATGTTGAGGGAGCTTCGCCAAAAATTGGTGACATGATCTCGATGCTCGAAGATCTTAAAGATCGTGTTGAGAGAACGGTTAAAAACATGAACCAATATGAAATTGATTATCTTCACGATGATGAAGCCAACCGAATTGGAGCACTTGTAATGCATTTGGCTGCAGCCGAAAAATATTATCAGGTTTTTACTTTTGAAAACAGAGGTTTTAATGAAGAAGAAAAGAAAATATGGCAAAAAGCTTTAGACCTGGATCAAGGCGGACGTGACGAGTTTAAAGGCCATGATATTCAATATTATTTAGACATTTATAATGAAGTAAGAGCAAAAACCATTTCAGAATTAAAGAAAAGAGATGATGCTTGGTTTGTAGAAGTCCAAACAAGATATGACTGGACAAATCAGTATTGCTGGTTTCACGTTATGGAACATCAATCAAGTCATTTAGGACAAATTTTGTTTTTGAAGAAACGAATTCCGCCACAACAAAAACAAACATTGCCAAAAGAAATCAAAAAGTAA
- a CDS encoding SMI1/KNR4 family protein: protein MQNLLIAISKKAIKYENFNFTSEQIETNWLGTIPVTEKQISETENKLGLNLPKDYIEFIKITNGFSAPNDIEPSFESIENIDYLKNIEPFAIEAYAHLPELENAILIAGREEEQYFLLIPPTSNSPEWNYWKFANWYPGEQPYKDLKDYFEDVLQFIVKNHES from the coding sequence ATTTTAATTTCACATCAGAACAAATTGAAACAAATTGGCTCGGAACTATTCCTGTCACGGAAAAGCAAATAAGTGAGACTGAAAACAAATTAGGCCTAAACTTACCAAAAGATTACATCGAATTTATAAAAATAACTAATGGTTTTTCAGCGCCAAATGATATCGAGCCAAGTTTTGAATCAATTGAAAATATTGATTACTTAAAAAACATTGAGCCTTTTGCAATTGAAGCTTATGCCCATTTACCAGAATTAGAAAATGCAATACTTATCGCAGGTAGAGAAGAAGAACAATATTTTTTACTTATTCCTCCTACATCAAATAGTCCCGAATGGAACTATTGGAAGTTTGCAAACTGGTATCCAGGTGAACAGCCTTATAAGGACTTAAAAGACTATTTTGAAGATGTTCTTCAATTTATAGTTAAAAATCACGAATCATAA